A genomic stretch from Natronomonas gomsonensis includes:
- the aglF gene encoding UTP--glucose-1-phosphate uridylyltransferase AglF produces MQAVVLAAGEGTRLRPLTEDKPKALVEVDGRPILGHCFDRVVELGADELLVVVGYKKEKIIDFYGDEYEGTPITYTHQREPKGLAHAVLTVEDHVDDDFMLILGDNIFEANLDDVVRRQREDRADAAFLVEEVPYEEASRYGVCDTNDYGEITKVVEKPDDPPTNLVMTGFYTFTPAIFHACHLVQPSNRGEYEITDAINLLLQSGRTIDAIRLDGWRMDIGYPEDRKEAERRLQDGYDAKAESKEASAASE; encoded by the coding sequence ATGCAAGCTGTCGTACTCGCGGCTGGTGAGGGGACCCGACTGCGGCCGCTCACCGAAGACAAGCCGAAGGCACTCGTCGAAGTCGACGGCCGCCCGATTCTGGGTCACTGTTTTGATCGCGTCGTTGAGCTAGGTGCCGACGAACTCCTCGTGGTCGTCGGTTACAAGAAAGAGAAAATCATCGACTTCTATGGCGACGAATACGAGGGCACCCCTATCACCTACACCCACCAACGCGAACCGAAGGGGCTCGCTCACGCAGTTCTCACCGTCGAAGACCACGTCGATGACGACTTCATGCTCATTCTGGGCGACAACATCTTCGAGGCGAACCTCGATGACGTCGTCCGGCGCCAGCGCGAGGACCGCGCCGATGCTGCCTTCCTTGTCGAAGAGGTGCCTTACGAGGAGGCCTCTCGCTACGGCGTTTGTGATACGAACGACTACGGCGAGATTACGAAAGTCGTCGAGAAACCCGACGACCCGCCGACGAATCTAGTGATGACTGGGTTCTACACATTCACCCCAGCCATCTTCCACGCGTGCCATCTCGTCCAACCCTCCAACCGCGGCGAGTACGAGATCACCGACGCGATTAACCTCCTCCTGCAGAGTGGCCGGACCATCGACGCCATTCGGCTTGACGGCTGGCGGATGGACATCGGCTATCCCGAGGACCGCAAGGAGGCCGAAAGACGGCTGCAGGACGGCTACGACGCCAAAGCTGAAAGCAAAGAAGCCAGCGCGGCATCAGAGTAA
- a CDS encoding PGF-CTERM sorting domain-containing protein has product MTETNGKARSLVLATLMVLSIVGGSIAFTGAAAAAQGDNADSIDLSSSSVSSSSEQVWVNVSISATGKDVIYATDYNNNGDIDDGEVFAVITDGGSADMDNSDGEVAIQVSANSAGFQATSADILVEGEDGSDSENGEVDLAYPFTADASATLSITGTATRDQTAVYSAPATVFLGEEGVNVGPAEGTGGSVTFSGIAGAADGDVIIADDANNVDFTSNNGFSTGGYSTGDPSDEVDYSVRTPQVNNVSLYMGAGKLGADVTDGLVTTDTDTVTISPQFNFQSADRLEIIVTDGDDLDISGDTVSGSPNVVEEDGDYYYTGPTDGEFWVDISDYDTGNYTVEVAGDELSSASNDADFEITNSETTIELEHNSVVKGESVVATATGTPGENVIVRVDNDALADTMPNGSVVSAADLYANTGDVVIRVHNNIADITYAELSLGDDGVAQTRIKTGALEAGSTATFEVATFPDADAEDDVDLEVFEQSISIDDARKTVAAGSDFTMNGTAPEASEVAAYVKIDDTWYLIPGSTNPDTSLDSDDYELELTASDELNIPGSYRVGVAAWPSSGNADAQLTNDEWTNLETTTSTLIRSVEGNLSAQISRNRIAVASNDEVTLSGLAVGQTDVVYYVVGPRGDVMTSNLSVDEQEFSRDIGGFDRRGVHEIVVVGTGRDGGYETPPSTVVSQVGSSATQEQAIEVIKDRHSGAGVDDVWVQTNLTAESARVTLEAADRLGQEEVTISGTSNRQPDTVYFIEMADDNGNIVASGESEVNANGTWNLTLDLSEVETGMYTLSVEGDEASAMQRVEVAESVTTETPTATPEPTATAESTLTATAESTSTAPGAAGTDEPTETTSEDQPGFGAVIVLIALLGAALLAARRNAF; this is encoded by the coding sequence ATGACAGAAACAAACGGTAAAGCACGCAGTCTTGTGCTGGCCACGTTGATGGTTCTCTCCATAGTTGGAGGGTCCATTGCATTTACAGGAGCTGCAGCTGCAGCACAAGGTGATAATGCAGATAGTATCGACCTGAGCTCAAGTTCGGTATCGAGCAGTTCAGAGCAAGTCTGGGTGAATGTGAGTATTTCCGCCACTGGCAAGGACGTTATCTATGCCACAGACTACAACAATAACGGCGATATTGACGATGGTGAGGTTTTCGCTGTTATCACTGATGGCGGTAGTGCAGACATGGATAACTCCGATGGTGAGGTAGCGATTCAGGTGTCAGCGAACAGCGCAGGATTCCAAGCTACCTCAGCGGATATCCTCGTTGAGGGAGAGGATGGCTCGGATTCAGAGAACGGCGAAGTCGACCTCGCCTATCCGTTCACTGCAGATGCGAGTGCAACCCTCTCGATTACCGGAACCGCTACCCGTGATCAAACTGCGGTCTACAGTGCGCCTGCAACGGTGTTCCTCGGTGAAGAGGGCGTCAACGTTGGGCCTGCGGAAGGAACTGGCGGCTCGGTGACGTTCTCCGGTATCGCAGGCGCTGCTGACGGAGACGTTATTATTGCTGATGACGCAAACAACGTTGATTTCACCAGCAACAACGGCTTCTCGACTGGTGGGTACAGCACTGGCGACCCATCAGACGAAGTCGACTACAGCGTTCGAACGCCGCAGGTTAACAATGTGAGCCTGTATATGGGTGCTGGTAAGCTTGGTGCCGATGTCACGGACGGACTGGTCACCACCGATACCGATACGGTTACGATCAGCCCTCAGTTCAACTTCCAGTCGGCTGACCGACTCGAGATTATAGTCACCGACGGCGACGACCTTGACATCAGTGGGGATACCGTTAGCGGCTCGCCGAACGTCGTTGAGGAGGATGGTGACTACTACTACACGGGGCCCACTGACGGGGAATTCTGGGTTGACATAAGTGATTACGACACCGGTAACTACACCGTTGAAGTTGCTGGTGATGAACTCTCATCGGCCAGTAATGACGCTGACTTCGAGATTACCAATAGCGAAACCACGATCGAGCTTGAACACAATAGCGTCGTCAAGGGCGAGAGCGTTGTCGCGACCGCGACGGGCACGCCCGGCGAAAACGTCATTGTCCGAGTTGATAACGACGCACTCGCAGACACAATGCCCAACGGCTCCGTGGTTAGTGCGGCGGATCTCTACGCCAACACTGGTGATGTCGTCATCCGCGTTCATAATAATATCGCTGATATCACCTACGCGGAACTTTCGTTAGGTGACGATGGTGTGGCGCAGACCCGCATCAAGACGGGTGCGCTTGAGGCTGGCAGCACGGCCACCTTTGAGGTTGCAACATTCCCCGACGCCGACGCTGAAGACGATGTTGATCTTGAGGTTTTCGAACAGAGCATTTCGATTGACGACGCGCGGAAGACGGTTGCTGCTGGGAGTGATTTCACGATGAACGGCACGGCACCGGAGGCAAGTGAAGTCGCTGCCTACGTCAAGATTGACGATACCTGGTATCTGATTCCGGGAAGTACCAACCCTGATACCAGCCTTGACAGTGATGATTACGAGCTTGAACTGACCGCGAGCGACGAGCTGAACATTCCGGGATCCTACCGGGTTGGTGTTGCTGCTTGGCCATCAAGCGGTAACGCAGATGCCCAACTTACGAACGACGAGTGGACCAATCTTGAGACAACAACTTCGACCTTGATTCGGTCGGTTGAAGGGAACCTGAGTGCTCAGATTTCGCGGAACCGCATTGCAGTGGCTTCCAACGACGAAGTGACGTTGTCCGGCCTTGCGGTTGGGCAGACAGACGTTGTCTATTACGTAGTTGGTCCACGTGGCGATGTGATGACGAGCAATTTATCGGTTGATGAGCAGGAATTCAGCCGTGACATTGGCGGCTTTGACCGGCGTGGTGTCCACGAGATTGTGGTTGTCGGCACGGGTCGCGATGGCGGCTACGAGACCCCGCCGAGCACGGTTGTGAGCCAAGTTGGTTCATCGGCGACGCAGGAGCAGGCTATTGAAGTTATCAAAGACCGCCACAGTGGGGCTGGCGTTGATGACGTATGGGTCCAGACGAACCTGACCGCAGAGAGCGCCCGGGTGACGCTGGAAGCTGCTGACCGACTCGGCCAGGAAGAAGTCACCATCTCGGGGACGTCGAACCGTCAGCCCGATACGGTGTATTTCATTGAGATGGCCGACGACAATGGTAACATCGTGGCCAGCGGTGAAAGCGAAGTGAACGCAAACGGCACGTGGAATCTGACGCTTGACCTGTCGGAGGTTGAGACAGGGATGTACACGTTGTCGGTTGAAGGCGACGAGGCGTCCGCCATGCAGAGGGTCGAAGTGGCTGAATCGGTGACCACGGAGACGCCGACCGCGACGCCGGAGCCGACAGCGACAGCGGAGTCCACACTGACGGCGACGGCGGAGTCCACGTCGACAGCCCCCGGGGCCGCTGGCACGGACGAGCCAACGGAAACCACATCCGAGGACCAGCCTGGATTCGGTGCTGTCATCGTGCTCATCGCGCTCCTTGGCGCAGCACTGCTGGCTGCCCGGCGGAACGCATTCTAA
- the aglG gene encoding glucosyl-dolichyl phosphate glucuronosyltransferase codes for MKVSVVICTYTEEMYEHFEDALESVREQTYDDIEIVVVVDGNEALYERIQGDYGGGEGLVLYCNEENVGLSASRNNALELVSGDVVALIDDDAVADERWVEELVFVYESTDAIAAGGKMTPLWVASKPEFLPEEFYWLVGVTHRGFAEPGEEVRNTFGSNISFKTEVMKELGGFESQVGRQGEKNLQAHETEFCARMREEYGRGVVYNPDAKVGHKVFEWRTDKQWLLERSFWQGYSKRAMETLVSEESSEEESDFLKQLLVEFIPSRLKGLLTDPSVPKAKQLVTLFLLTATVGVGYLYGLLKW; via the coding sequence ATGAAGGTCTCGGTCGTCATCTGTACGTACACCGAAGAGATGTACGAACACTTCGAGGACGCCCTCGAGAGCGTCCGCGAACAGACGTACGATGACATCGAGATTGTCGTGGTCGTCGACGGCAACGAGGCGCTGTACGAGCGTATTCAGGGCGACTACGGCGGCGGCGAAGGACTGGTACTCTACTGCAACGAGGAGAATGTCGGGCTCTCGGCCAGCCGCAACAACGCCCTCGAACTCGTTTCCGGGGACGTGGTTGCACTCATTGACGACGACGCCGTCGCCGACGAACGCTGGGTGGAGGAACTCGTCTTCGTCTATGAGTCAACTGATGCCATCGCAGCTGGTGGAAAGATGACACCACTGTGGGTCGCCAGCAAACCCGAGTTTCTTCCTGAGGAGTTCTACTGGCTCGTCGGCGTCACTCATCGGGGATTCGCTGAACCCGGCGAGGAGGTCCGGAACACCTTCGGGTCGAACATCTCGTTTAAGACGGAGGTCATGAAGGAGTTAGGCGGGTTTGAGTCACAGGTTGGCCGACAGGGCGAAAAGAACCTCCAGGCCCACGAGACGGAGTTCTGCGCTCGGATGCGCGAGGAGTACGGCCGCGGGGTCGTCTACAATCCCGACGCGAAAGTCGGCCACAAGGTCTTCGAGTGGCGCACCGACAAGCAGTGGTTGCTGGAGCGGTCGTTTTGGCAGGGATACTCCAAGCGGGCGATGGAGACACTCGTCTCCGAGGAATCCAGCGAAGAAGAGTCGGATTTCCTCAAACAACTCCTCGTTGAGTTCATTCCCTCACGGCTGAAAGGGCTTCTCACGGACCCGAGCGTCCCAAAGGCCAAACAGCTGGTGACACTGTTCCTGCTGACGGCGACGGTCGGCGTTGGCTACCTCTACGGTCTGTTGAAGTGGTAG